ACATCTTGTCCAAACTACAATCGGTGTTTTGGTGAATAATATACACAGAAATAACCTATGAACTTTTTGCTTGTTGAGACAACAAGTTACCTTTAATCCAATTTTTTCCTGTAATTTTATTTCCAACTGTTGAGGAGTCAAATTTTCCGTATCTTGAAGATGTTCAAATAACTCTGGAGTGGGTGTTTTATCTAAACAATTTCTAACTTTATCCCAATTTTGTAGCCAATCAGAACGCTCAGACTGATACTTTGGCTGAATACGTTCCAGTAATCGCAATCGCATTGAATATTTAGCTCCTAAAGGAATTTTTTGAACGAGTTGGTTTGGGTGATCAATTTCCCATGAATTTATGTTCATATACATTAAATCACTGGGTAAGAAAATTTCAATTGTTAACTGATATTTTTTTCTAAAAAGAAGATGCTCGTCGTTAACAGCTTTTTTGATAAAATTATCTAACTGTTTGGGAATTTCCTTAGATTGACAAACTACTCCCCATAAGTTTTTATTTTTATCAATATCAATCAGGGGAATAAACTTGGGTTTATCCTTCCTCGGAACTGAGTCATCAATAACTAACCAAGCATTTAATGAAAAAAATTCGGGAGACTTACCATATTCAACAGTAACAATTAAATAGGATTCTAGGAGTTTGTTAATCTTCTCAATAGGTTTATTTTCTATTTCCAATAAATCACTTAATTCATCACTAATATCTTCAGGTAAAACTTGATTTTGGATGAGATCGTTACCAAACTCATGTAATTTGCCATCTTGTTCTAATTTTGTTAGTCTCCTTTCAATATCATTACTATTTTGGTACAACCATCTATCGGGAGGTAAATATTTTTGGAATGATTCTTCAATCACTGCTTTGATCTCTGAAGGTAATTTTTCGAGCATTAATATTATTTTCTTGACATTTGAAGCAGTTTCAAAAATAGACTCCTCCAAACTTTTTAGTAATCCAGTGATAGTTGTTTCCATCACCCCTAATTTATTACACACTTCAGCAAAACCAGACGTGATTTCTTGAGAAATTTCTTGAAAAAATTTATTTTGTTTTTCCTCGCTATCATTTAATTTATCTTCTATTTTCTGAAAACGCTGAAAAACAGACTTAAAATGATCTGTCTGAGTCGCTTCCAGTCTATCTAATTTTTCTTTCGTCCCAGCTAGTAATTTTAAGGTCAAAGCGGCAAAGGCTTTTCCCTCTTTAGCAAAATCTTCCTTGAGCGTTTCTCGTAATGCTATTGGGAAATGTGTAACCAGTAAATTAATAACATACTCATCCACCTCTGGAGATAGCTGACAATTAGTATCACGCTTTCCAGCCAGAGCCCCCAAAAATACACTATAACCCTCCAATGTATAACAATCATGAACTGGCTCAGGAGTTAAAGATATCTGCTTTAACTTCTGAAAAATTTCCCCCCATTCTTCAAATTCTAGCGCAATATCTTTTTCTTTAACATCTTTTTCTTGAGTAATAAAAACCTTGTGAAGAGCATCTTCCTTTAACTGTTCAGGAATTATTTTTTTAGGAATTTCGTGCCAATTATCTCTGGTTTTGATCGCTATTTTTTTTAAATTTTTAGAGATTTTTTTCTGATTTGAATACTTTTTCCCGGCTAGGGTAATAACAGCAGCCATTGCTTTTCCTACAGCCTTAGTCAAATGCTGATTTTGTAGTGATACATCAGAATCTCTTTCGGGAATAAAAAGATCAAGAGTATTAGCCGTATTCCCCCCAAATATACTACCCAACATTTTGGAGAACTCTA
This region of Planktothrix serta PCC 8927 genomic DNA includes:
- a CDS encoding VMAP-C domain-containing protein; the encoded protein is MAPATTPPLFVEFSKMLGSIFGGNTANTLDLFIPERDSDVSLQNQHLTKAVGKAMAAVITLAGKKYSNQKKISKNLKKIAIKTRDNWHEIPKKIIPEQLKEDALHKVFITQEKDVKEKDIALEFEEWGEIFQKLKQISLTPEPVHDCYTLEGYSVFLGALAGKRDTNCQLSPEVDEYVINLLVTHFPIALRETLKEDFAKEGKAFAALTLKLLAGTKEKLDRLEATQTDHFKSVFQRFQKIEDKLNDSEEKQNKFFQEISQEITSGFAEVCNKLGVMETTITGLLKSLEESIFETASNVKKIILMLEKLPSEIKAVIEESFQKYLPPDRWLYQNSNDIERRLTKLEQDGKLHEFGNDLIQNQVLPEDISDELSDLLEIENKPIEKINKLLESYLIVTVEYGKSPEFFSLNAWLVIDDSVPRKDKPKFIPLIDIDKNKNLWGVVCQSKEIPKQLDNFIKKAVNDEHLLFRKKYQLTIEIFLPSDLMYMNINSWEIDHPNQLVQKIPLGAKYSMRLRLLERIQPKYQSERSDWLQNWDKVRNCLDKTPTPELFEHLQDTENLTPQQLEIKLQEKIGLKVTCCLNKQKVHRLFLCILFTKTPIVVWTRCEIDTHQVDEIDKILMSKPLKNLCKSVQQTRKEANAEKNEKHLGCHLSLLWDNPYRIPPDVMLDLRSPGQ